One window of the Rosa rugosa chromosome 3, drRosRugo1.1, whole genome shotgun sequence genome contains the following:
- the LOC133739048 gene encoding protein SMALL AUXIN UP-REGULATED RNA 51-like, producing MAIRKANRLTQTAVLKQILKRCSSLGKKQQYDEQGHPLDVPKGHFVVYVGENRSRYIVPISFLTRPEFQSLLHQAEEEFGFDHDMGLTIPCEEEVFQSLTSMLSA from the coding sequence ATGGCGATCAGAAAAGCCAACCGGCTTACGCAAACTGCGGTGCTGAAGCAGATTCTGAAGAGGTGCTCCAGCTTGGGGAAGAAGCAGCAGTATGACGAACAGGGGCACCCTTTGGACGTGCCAAAGGGACATTTTGTGGTTTATGTTGGGGAAAACAGAAGCAGGTACATAGTACCCATCTCTTTCCTGACCCGACCTGAGTTCCAGAGCCTGCTTCACCAAGCCGAGGAGGAGTTCGGGTTCGATCACGACATGGGCCTTACCATTCCTTGCGAGGAAGAAGTTTTTCAGTCGCTAACGTCCATGCTCAGCGCTTAG
- the LOC133736322 gene encoding ATP sulfurylase 2: MSLTIKLHVTTSHLNITTIKRPTLPRLRTTTKPIYHSDSLLCLVYKQKPTTMHEPARSTTIKSSLIEPDGGALVDLVVPESERGSKALEAESLPKVSLTKIDLEWVHVISEGWASPLRGFMREDQYLQSLHFNSLRVKDGSVVNMSLPIVLAIDDETRERIGTSPNVGLVGPNGDLIGILRSIEIYKHNKEERIARTWGSTAPGLPYVEEAITPAGNWLIGGDLEVLERIKYNDGLDNYRLSPQQLRNEFDRRQADAVFAFQLRNPVHNGHALLMNDTRRRLLEMGYKNPILLLHPLGGFTKPDDVPLDVRMEQHSKVLEDGVLDPETTIVGIFPSPMHYAGPTEVQWHAKARINAGANFYIVGRDPAGMGHPTEKRDLYDPDHGKKVLSMAPGLEKLNILPFRVAAYDTVEKKMAFFDPSRAKDFLFISGTKMRTYAKTGENPPDGFMCPGGWKVLVNYYESLQTEESSQQQAVLST, encoded by the exons ATGTCTCTGACTATTAAGCTTCACGTTACCACCTCCCACCTCAACATCACCACAATCAAAAGACCAACCCTCCCCAGGTTAAGAACCACCACCAAACCCATTTACCATTCTGACTCATTATTGTGCCTCGTGTATAAACAGAAACCCACAACAATGCATGAGCCGGCTCGATCCACCACCATCAAGAGCTCGCTGATCGAGCCGGACGGCGGGGCCTTGGTCGATCTCGTGGTGCCGGAAAGCGAGCGCGGGAGCAAGGCCCTCGAGGCCGAGTCGCTGCCGAAGGTGAGCCTGACCAAGATTGATCTGGAGTGGGTGCATGTGATCAGCGAGGGATGGGCTAGCCCTTTAAGAGGGTTCATGAGGGAGGACCAGTACTTGCAGAGCTTGCACTTCAATTCGTTGAGAGTCAAGGACGGGTCTGTGGTCAACATGTCGCTTCCCATTGTGTTGGCCATTGACGACGAGACCAGGGAGAGAATCGGGACGTCGCCGAATGTGGGGTTGGTTGGACCTAATGGAGATTTGATTGGGATATTAAGGAG CATTGAGATATACAAGcataacaaagaagaaaggattGCCAGGACTTGGGGGTCAACTGCACCAGGATTGCCGTACGTTGAAGAGGCCATCACTCCAGCTGGAAACTGGCTTATTGGCGGAGATTTAGAAGTACTAGAGCGTATCAAATACAATGATGGGCTCGATAACTACAGACTCTCTCCTCAACAACTCCGAAACGAATTTGATAGGCGCCAGGCGGACGCAGTTTTTGCGTTTCAGTTGAGAAATCCTGTACATAATGGTCatgctctgttgatgaatgatACACGCCGGCGACTCTTGGAAATGGGTTACAAGAATCCAATTCTACTGCTTCATCCTTTAGGAGGTTTCACAAAGCCGGATGATGTGCCCTTGGATGTTCGGATGGAGCAACATAGCAAG GTACTAGAGGATGGAGTTCTCGACCCTGAAACTACCATTGTGGGCATATTCCCATCACCTATGCACTATGCAGGTCCAACTGAGGTACAATGGCATGCAAAAGCACGGATAAATGCAGGCGCAAATTTTTACATTGTGGGGCGTGATCCTGCTGGTATGGGACACCCAACAGAGAAGAGAGACTTGTATGACCCTGATCATGGGAAAAAGGTGTTGAGCATGGCACCTGGCCTTGAGAAGCTCAATATTTTGCCATTCAGG GTGGCTGCTTATGACACTGTGGAGAAGAAGATGGCATTTTTTGATCCTTCACGTGCAAAAGATTTCCTCTTCATCTCTGGGACCAAG ATGCGGACTTATGCAAAGACCGGCGAAAACCCTCCTGATGGTTTTATGTGTCCCGGAGGATGGAAGGTTCTAGTGAACTACTACGAGAGCTTGCAAACAGAAGAGTCATCGCAGCAGCAAGCTGTTTTATCTACTTAG